In Roseofilum casamattae BLCC-M143, the following proteins share a genomic window:
- the prmC gene encoding peptide chain release factor N(5)-glutamine methyltransferase has protein sequence MVSGIELAVWRKQALAEAIAAEISPGEVDWLLRSLSHLEPLSLRLELFQTQSDIILFRPWQEIQQLWKRRVVERVPLQYLVGELTWRNLTLHVAPGVLIPRPETELLIDLVLNSGVADGKGNWADLGTGSGAIALGLAEVLPNATIHAVDCSADALEIAASNGKRYAFGDRIHFYQGSWFEPLQHLRGRLAGVVSNPPYIPTSLIPQLQPEVRDREPHLALDGGYDGFDCIRTLIDTAPEYLQPGGLWAIEMMAGQADCVQTWLAESGNYTNIQIHRDLAGIERFAIAVLPKVDAFI, from the coding sequence ATGGTTTCTGGGATTGAGTTAGCCGTTTGGCGCAAACAGGCTTTAGCTGAAGCGATCGCAGCCGAGATTTCTCCAGGGGAAGTCGATTGGTTGTTGCGATCGCTCAGTCACTTAGAGCCGCTCAGCTTGCGGTTGGAATTGTTTCAAACCCAGTCAGATATTATCTTATTTCGTCCTTGGCAGGAAATTCAACAGCTCTGGAAACGACGAGTTGTCGAGAGAGTTCCCCTACAATATCTGGTGGGAGAATTAACCTGGCGAAACCTAACATTGCATGTGGCTCCGGGAGTACTCATTCCCCGTCCGGAAACCGAGCTATTAATCGATTTAGTCTTAAATTCTGGCGTTGCCGATGGCAAGGGAAATTGGGCCGATCTGGGAACGGGAAGCGGCGCGATCGCTCTCGGTTTAGCGGAAGTCCTTCCCAATGCGACAATTCATGCCGTCGATTGCTCTGCCGACGCCTTAGAGATTGCGGCGAGCAATGGGAAGCGATATGCATTTGGCGATCGCATCCACTTTTACCAAGGATCTTGGTTTGAACCTCTACAACATTTACGCGGAAGATTAGCCGGTGTAGTCTCCAACCCTCCCTACATTCCCACCTCTCTAATCCCACAACTGCAACCAGAAGTGCGCGATCGCGAACCCCATCTCGCTCTCGATGGCGGTTACGATGGTTTCGACTGCATCCGCACGTTAATCGACACCGCTCCAGAGTATTTGCAACCGGGAGGATTATGGGCAATCGAAATGATGGCCGGACAAGCTGATTGCGTACAAACTTGGCTCGCCGAAAGCGGCAACTATACCAATATTCAAATTCACCGAGATTTAGCCGGGATTGAGCGATTTGCGATCGCCGTTTTGCCCAAAGTCGATGCCTTTATATGA
- the ftsZ gene encoding cell division protein FtsZ: MTSPNQKLGFVPLNSHTDGSSNVSMAVDAGNPFKRAGVSSSHVKGKEQMVVGEEELENIIPSSVAKIKVIGVGGGGGNAVNRMVESEVSGVEFWSVNTDAQALINPTGSKRLQIGQKLTRGLGAGGNPAIGQKAAEESRDEISAALEGSDLVFITSGMGGGTGTGASAVVAEVAKEVGALTVGVVTRPFMFEGRRRMNQAEQGIEALKSRVDTLIVIPNDKLLSVISEQTPVQEAFQVADDILRQGVQGISDIITVPGLVNVDFADVRAVMADAGSALMGIGGGSGKSRAREAAIAAISSPLLESSIDGAKGVVLNITGGSDLTLHEVNAAAEVIYETVDPNANIIFGAVIDERLQGEIRITAIATGFTGETPAPAPQQRSSLPQRPLTPSPAPTPAPSQATPQSRGLDIPDFLQRRRPPRS; the protein is encoded by the coding sequence ATGACATCTCCGAATCAGAAACTGGGGTTTGTCCCCCTCAACTCTCATACTGATGGTTCATCCAATGTTTCAATGGCAGTGGATGCAGGAAATCCGTTTAAACGTGCCGGAGTCTCGTCGTCTCATGTTAAGGGGAAAGAACAAATGGTGGTTGGTGAAGAGGAATTAGAAAACATTATCCCCAGCAGCGTGGCGAAAATCAAAGTCATTGGCGTTGGCGGTGGCGGTGGTAATGCCGTCAACCGCATGGTAGAAAGCGAAGTATCTGGGGTGGAGTTTTGGTCGGTAAATACCGATGCTCAGGCGTTGATTAATCCCACTGGCTCGAAGCGGTTGCAAATCGGGCAAAAGCTGACTCGCGGTTTGGGGGCTGGCGGAAATCCTGCTATCGGACAAAAGGCGGCAGAAGAATCTCGAGATGAGATTAGTGCGGCTCTGGAAGGCTCGGATTTAGTCTTTATTACCTCCGGTATGGGAGGAGGTACGGGAACGGGGGCTTCGGCAGTGGTAGCGGAAGTGGCGAAAGAAGTTGGCGCCCTCACCGTTGGCGTCGTCACTCGCCCATTCATGTTTGAAGGACGGCGGCGGATGAATCAGGCAGAACAGGGAATTGAAGCTCTGAAAAGCCGCGTCGATACATTGATTGTGATTCCGAATGATAAGCTGCTCTCCGTAATTTCCGAACAAACGCCAGTGCAAGAAGCCTTTCAGGTTGCGGATGATATTCTGCGCCAAGGAGTGCAGGGAATTTCCGATATCATTACGGTTCCCGGATTAGTAAATGTAGACTTTGCTGACGTGCGCGCCGTGATGGCCGATGCCGGATCGGCGCTGATGGGCATTGGCGGCGGCTCGGGTAAGTCCCGCGCCAGAGAAGCTGCGATCGCGGCGATTTCCTCTCCCTTGCTCGAATCCTCCATTGATGGAGCCAAAGGCGTGGTATTGAATATTACCGGCGGCAGCGACCTGACTTTGCATGAGGTGAATGCCGCCGCCGAAGTCATTTACGAAACTGTCGATCCGAATGCCAATATTATTTTTGGTGCTGTGATTGACGAGCGACTGCAAGGAGAAATACGGATTACGGCGATCGCAACTGGGTTTACCGGAGAGACTCCAGCGCCCGCTCCGCAGCAGCGCTCGAGCCTACCGCAACGTCCCCTAACTCCATCTCCCGCTCCGACACCGGCACCGAGTCAGGCAACGCCGCAGTCGAGAGGGTTAGATATCCCGGACTTCTTGCAACGTCGCCGTCCTCCCAGAAGCTAG
- the thiD gene encoding bifunctional hydroxymethylpyrimidine kinase/phosphomethylpyrimidine kinase, translating into MKPPIPLALTIAGSDSGGGAGIQADLRTFAFHCVHGMSVVTCVTAQNTVGVNRVDALPPEAVVAQLDAVTDDIGVQGLKTGMLLNREIMEAVAHRLEASEKLRSVPLVVDPVMVSRSGVQLIDESAVETLRSRLIPKAAIVTPNRYEAQLLTGMEIENLSGMKDSAERLQQECSVTSVLVKGGGMSGELQGVDVLLHGEEMTVLQMGTISTPNTHGTGCTLSAAIAANLSRGCSIPESVRQAKAYVTEALKFSLDIGKGTGPVGHFFPLCLN; encoded by the coding sequence ATGAAACCGCCCATTCCACTAGCCTTAACCATCGCTGGTTCCGATAGTGGTGGCGGTGCTGGGATTCAGGCCGATTTGCGCACGTTTGCCTTTCACTGCGTTCATGGGATGTCGGTAGTGACTTGCGTGACGGCACAGAATACGGTGGGAGTGAACCGAGTTGATGCGCTGCCTCCGGAAGCCGTAGTAGCGCAACTGGATGCCGTGACTGACGATATTGGCGTACAAGGATTGAAAACCGGGATGCTGCTGAATCGGGAGATTATGGAAGCAGTGGCACATCGGTTGGAGGCATCGGAGAAGTTGCGCTCGGTTCCCTTGGTGGTCGATCCGGTGATGGTTTCGCGCTCAGGCGTGCAGCTTATTGACGAGTCGGCTGTGGAAACATTGCGATCGCGGTTAATTCCGAAAGCTGCGATCGTGACTCCGAATCGCTATGAAGCACAGCTCCTCACCGGGATGGAGATTGAGAACTTGTCAGGGATGAAAGATTCAGCAGAACGATTGCAACAGGAATGTAGTGTCACTTCAGTGTTAGTGAAAGGAGGAGGGATGTCTGGAGAGTTGCAAGGCGTAGACGTGCTCTTGCATGGGGAAGAAATGACAGTATTGCAAATGGGGACTATTTCGACTCCGAATACCCACGGCACGGGATGTACGCTTTCGGCTGCGATCGCGGCAAATCTGAGTCGCGGTTGTAGTATACCAGAATCCGTGCGTCAGGCGAAAGCGTACGTGACGGAAGCTCTGAAGTTTAGTTTGGATATCGGTAAAGGGACGGGACCGGTAGGGCATTTTTTTCCGCTATGCTTGAATTAA
- a CDS encoding rhodanese-like domain-containing protein, with product MRKLTSLMLWVPMLYLNLAIAGCELPGRSNEPIPEIDVARLQKLARSDRQLFRDNTILIDVRTPAEYARDRIGDSPLVPLSEIESGAGMEKIRQLAGDGDRQIILYCFSGVRSARAQQILSEAGISALSLAGGIQAWRQAVPPEMDASLL from the coding sequence ATGAGGAAGCTGACAAGTTTGATGTTATGGGTTCCCATGCTATACCTTAACTTAGCGATCGCCGGTTGTGAATTGCCGGGACGCAGCAATGAACCTATCCCCGAAATTGACGTGGCTCGCTTGCAAAAACTGGCCCGAAGCGATCGCCAACTTTTTCGAGACAATACAATTTTAATCGACGTGCGTACCCCGGCAGAATATGCCCGCGATCGCATTGGTGATAGTCCTCTGGTTCCGCTATCCGAGATTGAGTCGGGAGCAGGAATGGAGAAAATTCGGCAACTGGCTGGAGATGGCGATCGCCAAATTATTCTCTACTGTTTTTCTGGAGTGCGATCGGCGAGAGCACAACAAATACTGAGCGAAGCGGGAATTTCTGCTTTGAGTTTAGCTGGGGGAATTCAAGCCTGGCGCCAAGCCGTTCCGCCAGAGATGGATGCTTCATTATTATAG
- a CDS encoding AAA-like domain-containing protein yields the protein MNQIQFIQAFANLTPRRQEVLLKVLAGEEDTAIAEQLYIQPVTVRKHIQHLCDAFLGPVDRQDAGFSRRSELIALIAKYRPELIGEALKTNLDDPPRDLHVLLSYYQSATDPPLSLISQLYESLSTSGYSVTLADNCLRMAKNGLQQIYRELNSCQDLILLLSPLSAVSEMITEEVRIVKTLQDSRPNRLPRIIPLEINRCFTLLNHDLRGYLQELPRLKWRSPEDTPQLIATLLEQLDGHSNSSTITAGQIQPETTPYAILPKSPPQPIAEPEIPRGQVELASVFYIERPQIEARCYEAIEKPGALIRIKAPRQMGKTSLMARILHHASTVGYATVPLSFQLADSKVFTDLELFLKWFCANVSLQIGVPVNFDDHWNSLFGAKVACKSYFENYLLPHCQHPLVLGLDEVDVAFQYRDIASDFFSLLRAWHEEGKNREIWKQLRLVVVHSTEVYVPMSINQSPFNVGLPIELPEFAADKILELARRHGLAWETAEVDRLMAMVGGHPYLVRLALYHIARHEMTLEKVLETAPTDAGLYSDHLRRHLWNLHYHSVLKSALKQVVDHPEPLQVESIHAFKLHSMGLIALHGHQVIPRCNLYRQYFRVQLSGEH from the coding sequence ATGAACCAGATTCAGTTTATTCAAGCCTTTGCCAATCTCACTCCCCGAAGACAAGAAGTATTGCTCAAAGTTCTTGCCGGAGAAGAAGATACCGCGATCGCCGAACAACTCTACATTCAACCAGTTACCGTCCGCAAACACATCCAACACCTGTGCGATGCCTTTCTCGGCCCGGTCGATCGCCAAGACGCCGGTTTTTCGCGCCGCAGTGAATTAATTGCCCTCATCGCTAAATATCGCCCGGAACTCATTGGCGAAGCCCTAAAAACCAACCTAGACGACCCTCCCCGCGATCTCCACGTCCTCCTCAGTTACTACCAAAGCGCCACCGATCCGCCCTTAAGCCTCATTTCACAACTCTACGAAAGCCTAAGCACCTCCGGCTATAGCGTGACCCTAGCCGATAACTGCTTGCGCATGGCCAAAAACGGCCTGCAACAAATTTATCGGGAACTCAACAGTTGCCAAGACCTGATCTTATTGCTCTCTCCTCTATCCGCCGTCAGCGAAATGATCACCGAAGAAGTGCGGATCGTGAAAACCTTACAAGACTCTCGCCCCAACCGACTGCCGCGCATTATTCCTCTCGAAATTAACCGTTGCTTCACCTTGCTCAACCATGACTTGCGGGGATACTTACAAGAACTCCCTCGCTTGAAATGGCGATCGCCAGAAGACACTCCCCAGCTAATTGCGACTCTGCTCGAGCAACTCGACGGCCACAGCAATTCCTCCACCATTACCGCCGGCCAAATTCAACCCGAAACAACGCCCTACGCTATCCTACCGAAATCTCCACCCCAACCGATCGCCGAACCCGAGATTCCCCGAGGACAAGTCGAACTGGCTTCGGTCTTCTATATCGAACGGCCGCAGATCGAAGCCCGATGTTATGAAGCGATCGAAAAACCAGGAGCGCTCATCCGCATCAAAGCCCCCCGGCAAATGGGGAAAACCTCCCTCATGGCTCGCATTCTGCACCATGCCTCCACCGTCGGTTATGCCACCGTTCCCTTAAGTTTTCAACTCGCTGACAGCAAAGTCTTCACCGATCTCGAACTCTTCCTCAAGTGGTTCTGCGCCAACGTCAGCCTGCAAATTGGCGTTCCAGTCAACTTTGACGACCATTGGAATAGTCTATTTGGAGCCAAAGTCGCTTGCAAGTCCTATTTTGAAAACTACTTACTGCCCCATTGTCAGCATCCCCTAGTACTTGGGTTAGACGAAGTCGATGTTGCCTTTCAATATCGCGATATTGCCTCCGACTTTTTTAGCTTGCTCCGAGCCTGGCACGAAGAAGGAAAAAACCGCGAGATTTGGAAGCAACTGCGTTTAGTCGTCGTACACTCAACTGAAGTTTACGTTCCGATGAGCATTAACCAATCTCCGTTTAACGTCGGACTGCCCATCGAACTTCCAGAGTTTGCAGCCGATAAAATTCTCGAACTCGCCCGTCGTCATGGGCTAGCTTGGGAAACCGCAGAAGTCGATCGCCTCATGGCCATGGTGGGCGGCCATCCTTATCTGGTACGTTTGGCTCTCTACCATATTGCTCGCCACGAAATGACCCTAGAAAAGGTGCTCGAAACTGCCCCCACCGATGCGGGATTATACAGCGATCATCTGCGACGACACTTGTGGAATTTACACTACCATTCCGTATTAAAATCTGCTTTAAAACAAGTCGTTGACCATCCCGAACCCTTACAAGTTGAATCCATTCATGCATTTAAATTACACAGCATGGGATTAATTGCTTTGCACGGCCATCAAGTCATTCCTCGCTGCAATTTATATCGCCAATATTTCCGGGTGCAATTATCTGGCGAACATTAA
- a CDS encoding DnaJ C-terminal domain-containing protein — protein sequence MAATDFKDYYSVLGVNRTATADEIKKSFRRLARKYHPDMNPGDRQAEARFKEVSEAYEVLSDADKRKKYDQFGQYWKQAGTRSPSGYGAGSPGVDMNGFDFSQYTSFDDFINELLGRMGTGAPPGGAPGGARRTQSYRTTGGSTGFGGFEDFANYGAPPKTSPNRQEASIMLSFAEAFRGVQKRINLGPETIEVRIPPGAKPGTRIRVRGKGAMNPQTGQRQDLYLTVSLQSHSFFQFDGDNLTCELPIAPDEAVLGCSVEVPTPDGSVQMNIPPGIRHGQSLRLRGKGWPGRKGDRGDQLVKIAIAIPKELSKAERDCYQKLRKLRNNDPRGNLGKVRL from the coding sequence ATGGCTGCTACTGATTTCAAGGACTACTATTCAGTATTGGGTGTAAATCGCACGGCGACGGCTGATGAAATTAAAAAAAGTTTCCGTCGCTTAGCCCGGAAATACCACCCAGATATGAATCCTGGGGATCGGCAAGCAGAGGCTCGGTTTAAAGAAGTGAGCGAAGCTTACGAAGTTTTATCCGACGCGGATAAGCGGAAAAAGTACGACCAGTTCGGTCAATATTGGAAGCAAGCCGGAACGAGAAGTCCTTCTGGGTATGGAGCTGGCTCCCCCGGAGTTGATATGAATGGCTTTGATTTTAGCCAATACACCAGTTTCGATGACTTTATTAACGAGCTGCTCGGACGGATGGGAACCGGAGCGCCTCCGGGAGGCGCTCCGGGGGGTGCTCGTCGAACTCAGTCTTATCGTACGACAGGAGGCTCCACTGGGTTTGGCGGATTTGAAGATTTTGCCAACTATGGCGCGCCTCCGAAAACTAGCCCCAATCGGCAAGAAGCGTCGATTATGCTCTCGTTTGCCGAAGCGTTTCGCGGCGTACAAAAGCGGATTAATTTAGGCCCGGAAACCATTGAAGTGCGCATTCCTCCGGGAGCTAAACCGGGAACTCGGATTCGAGTTCGGGGAAAAGGAGCAATGAATCCGCAAACGGGACAGCGCCAGGATTTATATCTAACTGTTTCGTTACAATCTCATTCGTTTTTCCAGTTTGATGGGGATAATTTAACCTGCGAGTTACCCATCGCCCCCGATGAAGCCGTGCTCGGATGTAGCGTGGAAGTGCCCACTCCCGATGGCAGCGTTCAGATGAATATTCCGCCAGGGATTCGTCACGGCCAGTCCTTGCGCTTGCGCGGGAAAGGATGGCCCGGTCGCAAAGGCGATCGCGGCGATCAGTTGGTGAAAATTGCGATCGCCATTCCCAAGGAATTGAGCAAAGCGGAACGGGATTGCTATCAAAAATTGCGCAAACTACGTAACAACGATCCTCGCGGAAATTTAGGCAAAGTTCGTCTGTAA
- a CDS encoding DNA polymerase III subunit delta' codes for MTSEPANTLGFESVIGQPQATRLLSRAMETGRIAPAYLLVGPSGIGKGLTASCFLRCLLSPTLSRETLARVKERIEHRNHPDLLWVEPTYQHQGKLISTKEAREKGVQRKAPPRIRIEQVREIARFLGRPALESDRSLVVIDGAESMAESAANALLKTLEEPGQATIIAIATSEAALLPTIVSRCTRIPFYRLAPDAMARVLGDRGYGHILQDATIMGLAQGSPGAAIASFKQLQSCPPELLTALHELPQNPCELLTLGKTISSDLDSPAQLWLIEYLQHYFWKHMRSSHILHHLEKARRALLSYVQPRLVWEVTLLAIGLPE; via the coding sequence ATGACCTCCGAGCCAGCCAATACCCTAGGATTTGAGTCGGTTATCGGTCAGCCGCAAGCTACGAGGCTGTTAAGCCGAGCGATGGAGACGGGGCGTATCGCTCCAGCCTACTTGTTGGTAGGGCCGTCCGGGATTGGCAAGGGTTTGACGGCGTCGTGTTTTCTCCGCTGTCTCCTTTCTCCGACGCTCTCGAGGGAAACCTTAGCACGAGTCAAAGAACGGATCGAACATCGCAATCATCCCGATTTATTATGGGTGGAACCCACCTATCAACATCAAGGTAAGCTAATTTCGACCAAGGAAGCGCGGGAAAAAGGAGTTCAGCGCAAGGCACCCCCTCGAATTCGCATCGAACAGGTGCGCGAGATTGCTCGGTTTCTCGGTCGTCCTGCATTGGAGAGCGATCGCTCTTTGGTCGTCATTGATGGGGCTGAATCCATGGCGGAAAGTGCGGCTAATGCCCTATTGAAGACGTTGGAAGAACCGGGACAAGCGACGATTATTGCGATCGCCACTTCCGAAGCTGCATTGTTACCGACTATTGTGTCTCGCTGCACCCGCATTCCGTTTTATCGTCTTGCTCCGGATGCCATGGCTCGAGTATTGGGCGATCGCGGTTACGGTCATATTCTCCAAGATGCCACGATTATGGGATTAGCTCAAGGCAGTCCCGGAGCTGCGATCGCGTCCTTTAAACAGTTACAATCGTGCCCTCCAGAGTTATTAACTGCATTGCACGAACTGCCCCAAAATCCTTGCGAGTTATTAACCTTGGGGAAAACCATTTCTAGCGATCTCGACTCTCCCGCACAATTGTGGTTAATCGAGTATTTGCAACATTATTTTTGGAAACACATGCGATCGTCCCATATTCTCCATCATCTGGAAAAGGCACGCCGCGCTCTCCTCAGTTACGTGCAACCCCGTTTGGTTTGGGAAGTAACGTTATTGGCGATCGGTTTGCCGGAATAA
- a CDS encoding GNAT family N-acetyltransferase, whose amino-acid sequence MSRSHPSPSIQIIHQDSPYFQEVNKLGDENKKTLGFTNYSTFKRYAENPGIIVALVDRDLAGYLMWSINSKTKYARLWHLCIKPEYRGQKITKPLNNKLIELTRDKFRGINLECKPSYGIDEMWIKLGYVPIHEKDAKTPGEILKIWSIEFIHPGYSSIFSTDVSSDYLQLKSAIDAESLHKFMEDEKSQNNPSSSLTWLRSYLGVCITDEIFNEIDNFHSDSDKKNLREIAKCHFSRQVSDPSIFDEYMDKIISAIDKNNFYLERTSVRYLARCAASDIPYFITYKEDILKISDFLYVHFGVRSMSLENIIQLRDEIIGQLDYQPLRLTNNILEKRSLDYFQLDNLLENIKFGEFDENRNQMLIQLRSYISQKEKFTSTVLVYDSKPYICIVYDRSKPNRIEIPFLRCLNLSSISYTLMNHVVDDLIKKAISERRDFLYVIDPDLGDLESRALKNQYFIQEPHRQKWIKYSPLLTLTSQQAADQLQLASQEITEYASVSQILVSLLNSNKFSSDILAAIDIERLLWPLKVSNSSLPNFIVPIKPEAAKELFDYKLAKQTLFGVQKDSLFLSVESVYYKSLFVPRRLKHSPARILWYVSQSKDKFYLDLSSIRACSQVDDVIIDSPEELHKRFQHLGFYELPQIQACATKKKNNKVMAIKFSHTELFDNPIKLDAIREYLENPKLTIQSATEISQDQFINFYNLGFQSKSK is encoded by the coding sequence ATGTCTCGATCGCATCCAAGTCCATCCATCCAAATTATCCATCAAGACTCTCCATATTTCCAAGAAGTTAACAAATTGGGAGATGAAAATAAGAAGACTTTAGGGTTTACTAATTACTCCACATTTAAACGGTATGCAGAAAACCCTGGAATTATTGTGGCACTGGTAGATCGGGATTTAGCGGGTTATTTAATGTGGAGTATCAACTCTAAAACAAAATATGCTAGATTGTGGCATCTTTGTATCAAACCAGAATATCGAGGACAAAAAATAACCAAGCCCCTAAACAATAAATTAATTGAGTTGACAAGAGATAAATTCCGTGGAATTAACTTAGAGTGCAAACCAAGCTATGGTATTGATGAAATGTGGATAAAATTAGGTTATGTTCCTATCCACGAAAAAGATGCCAAAACACCTGGTGAAATCCTAAAAATATGGTCAATTGAATTTATTCATCCAGGCTATTCATCTATTTTTTCTACTGATGTTAGTTCAGACTACTTACAGCTAAAATCAGCTATTGATGCCGAGAGCTTGCATAAATTCATGGAAGATGAAAAATCTCAGAATAATCCCAGTTCATCTCTGACTTGGTTGCGTTCCTATTTAGGTGTGTGCATTACGGATGAAATTTTTAATGAAATCGATAATTTTCATTCAGATTCAGACAAAAAAAACTTGCGTGAAATAGCTAAATGTCATTTTTCTAGACAGGTTTCAGATCCAAGTATTTTTGATGAGTACATGGATAAAATCATTTCGGCGATCGACAAAAATAATTTTTATTTAGAACGGACTAGTGTTAGGTATTTGGCAAGATGTGCTGCATCAGATATTCCTTATTTTATAACATATAAAGAAGATATACTGAAAATTTCTGATTTTTTGTATGTCCACTTTGGCGTGCGTTCGATGTCTCTTGAAAATATCATACAATTACGAGATGAAATCATCGGTCAACTTGATTATCAACCTTTGAGATTAACCAATAACATTCTTGAAAAGCGTAGCTTAGATTATTTTCAACTGGATAATTTGCTTGAGAACATAAAGTTTGGAGAATTCGATGAAAACCGCAATCAAATGCTGATCCAGTTAAGATCGTATATCAGTCAAAAAGAAAAGTTCACAAGCACTGTCTTAGTTTATGATAGTAAACCCTATATTTGTATTGTTTACGATCGGTCAAAGCCCAATAGAATAGAAATCCCTTTTCTGAGATGCTTAAATTTATCATCTATATCATATACATTAATGAATCATGTGGTTGATGATTTGATAAAAAAAGCAATTTCTGAAAGAAGAGACTTTTTATATGTCATAGATCCCGACCTCGGAGACTTAGAATCAAGGGCATTAAAAAATCAATATTTTATACAAGAACCACATAGACAAAAATGGATTAAGTATTCGCCATTATTAACATTGACAAGCCAACAAGCTGCCGACCAATTACAATTAGCATCCCAAGAAATCACAGAATATGCCTCCGTAAGTCAAATTCTAGTGTCACTCCTTAATTCTAATAAATTTAGTTCTGATATATTGGCGGCAATTGACATTGAGAGATTACTTTGGCCGTTAAAAGTAAGCAATTCAAGCCTACCGAATTTTATTGTTCCAATAAAGCCAGAAGCTGCGAAAGAATTATTCGATTACAAGTTAGCCAAACAAACTCTATTTGGAGTTCAGAAAGATAGCCTTTTTCTTAGTGTTGAATCAGTATATTACAAGAGTCTTTTTGTCCCTCGTAGGTTAAAGCACTCTCCAGCACGTATATTATGGTATGTAAGTCAATCGAAAGATAAATTTTATTTAGATTTAAGTAGCATTCGAGCCTGTTCTCAAGTTGATGATGTTATAATAGATTCACCAGAAGAGCTTCACAAGCGCTTTCAACATTTAGGATTTTATGAACTTCCACAAATTCAAGCTTGTGCTACAAAGAAGAAAAACAATAAAGTTATGGCGATTAAATTTAGTCATACAGAATTGTTTGATAATCCGATAAAGTTAGATGCTATACGTGAATACTTAGAAAACCCTAAACTTACCATACAATCTGCTACAGAAATATCTCAAGATCAGTTCATTAATTTTTATAATCTAGGATTCCAATCAAAATCGAAATGA
- a CDS encoding ASCH domain-containing protein, which translates to MKQEYPKVLLLSIKPQYVQKILDGQKNIELRKTRPKLKKGDFILVYESSPTKCLRGWFKVQSISCKDPQKLWHKVQDNVGITKAEFDDYYKKSKVAVAIAMKSVYSTKLSLQEVRETWESFKPPQNFYYLKKEEIILAEKIIGFDIIDKSANLQLTIPSVKH; encoded by the coding sequence ATGAAACAAGAATACCCTAAAGTTCTTCTGTTATCTATAAAGCCTCAATATGTCCAGAAAATTTTAGATGGACAAAAAAACATAGAACTTCGCAAAACCAGACCCAAGCTTAAAAAAGGCGACTTTATCTTAGTATATGAATCATCTCCAACTAAGTGCTTGAGAGGGTGGTTTAAAGTTCAAAGTATTTCTTGCAAAGATCCTCAAAAATTATGGCATAAAGTGCAAGATAATGTAGGGATAACCAAAGCAGAATTTGATGACTATTATAAGAAATCTAAAGTTGCTGTTGCTATTGCTATGAAATCAGTTTACTCAACTAAGCTTTCCCTACAAGAAGTTCGTGAAACATGGGAAAGTTTTAAGCCACCTCAAAACTTTTATTATTTAAAAAAAGAGGAAATTATATTAGCTGAAAAAATTATTGGATTTGATATTATTGACAAAAGTGCTAATTTGCAATTGACTATACCTAGTGTCAAACATTAA